A section of the Rhizobium sp. Pop5 genome encodes:
- the exoR gene encoding exopolysaccharide production regulator ExoR, producing MVTSEFKVFKFMLMGMSMAVALALTCPARAFDIKAGVNKESGPFDLFKFGFKAYKNGQKEEAVEAYKYAAEKGHTGSRWALANMYADGDGVAQDDFEAFKIYSEIAQQGVEPGSEDTGFFVNALLSLANYYKHGISGSPVKIDLTQARQLYFQVASTFGVAEAQFQLAQMMLAGEGGSASPQQAKKWLNQARKSGHPGAMAVFGNILFDEGQTTRGLALMTAALDRCKPKDCNWMEALQEQAFSVSNETDRRTAISLSHTIASGSDD from the coding sequence ATGGTGACGTCCGAGTTCAAAGTGTTCAAATTCATGCTGATGGGCATGTCGATGGCCGTTGCGTTGGCGCTGACCTGTCCGGCCCGCGCGTTCGACATCAAAGCCGGCGTCAACAAGGAATCCGGTCCTTTCGATCTCTTCAAGTTCGGCTTCAAGGCCTATAAGAACGGCCAGAAGGAAGAGGCGGTCGAAGCCTATAAATATGCGGCCGAAAAGGGCCATACCGGCTCACGCTGGGCCCTCGCCAACATGTATGCGGACGGCGACGGCGTCGCCCAGGACGATTTCGAAGCCTTCAAGATCTACAGCGAGATCGCCCAGCAGGGTGTGGAACCCGGCTCGGAAGACACCGGCTTCTTCGTCAACGCGCTGCTTTCGCTCGCCAATTATTACAAACACGGCATATCAGGCAGCCCTGTCAAGATCGACCTCACCCAGGCGCGCCAGCTCTATTTCCAGGTCGCCTCCACCTTCGGCGTCGCTGAGGCACAGTTCCAGCTGGCCCAGATGATGCTGGCGGGAGAGGGCGGCTCAGCCAGCCCGCAGCAGGCCAAGAAATGGCTGAATCAGGCCCGCAAGAGCGGCCACCCCGGCGCCATGGCCGTTTTCGGCAATATTCTTTTCGACGAAGGTCAGACGACGCGCGGTCTGGCGCTGATGACGGCGGCGCTCGACCGCTGCAAACCCAAGGATTGCAACTGGATGGAAGCGCTGCAGGAGCAGGCCTTCTCGGTTTCCAACGAGACCGACCGCCGCACGGCGATATCGCTGTCGCACACGATCGCGAGCGGCTCCGACGACTGA
- the xth gene encoding exodeoxyribonuclease III: MKIATWNINGVKARIDNLTQWLKDSNPDIVCLQEIKTIDEGFPRLEIEALGYHVETHGQKGFNGVAILSKSSPFEVNRGLPGDPLDEQARFLEAVFTLADTRILRVCCIYLPNGNPVETEKYPYKLAWMERLRTFAAERLAYEEMLVLAGDYNVIPEPHDCFDPKVWESDALFLPQTREAFRRLENLGLTDAVRATTDATQLYSFWDYQAGAWPKNNGIRIDHLLLSPEAADRMTSAAIEKHVRAWEKPSDHVPVIAYFDFAA, translated from the coding sequence ATGAAGATCGCGACTTGGAACATCAACGGCGTCAAGGCGCGCATCGACAATCTCACGCAATGGCTCAAGGATTCCAATCCTGATATCGTCTGCCTGCAGGAGATCAAGACGATCGATGAGGGTTTTCCGCGGCTGGAGATTGAGGCGCTCGGCTATCACGTCGAGACGCACGGCCAGAAAGGCTTCAACGGCGTGGCGATCCTCTCCAAGAGTTCACCTTTCGAAGTCAACCGCGGTCTGCCCGGCGACCCGCTGGATGAGCAGGCACGTTTCCTCGAAGCGGTGTTCACGCTGGCCGACACGCGCATCCTGCGCGTCTGCTGCATCTATCTGCCGAACGGCAATCCTGTCGAAACGGAGAAATATCCCTATAAGCTCGCCTGGATGGAGCGCCTGCGGACCTTCGCGGCCGAACGGCTCGCCTATGAGGAGATGCTGGTCCTTGCCGGTGACTACAACGTCATTCCGGAGCCCCATGACTGCTTCGACCCCAAAGTCTGGGAAAGCGATGCGTTGTTTCTGCCGCAGACACGGGAAGCGTTCCGCAGGCTTGAAAACCTCGGCCTGACGGACGCCGTGCGCGCGACGACGGACGCGACGCAGCTTTACTCCTTCTGGGATTATCAGGCCGGCGCATGGCCGAAAAACAACGGCATCCGCATCGATCATCTGCTGCTGTCGCCGGAAGCCGCCGACCGTATGACGTCAGCGGCGATCGAAAAACATGTGCGCGCCTGGGAAAAGCCATCCGACCACGTACCCGTAATCGCCTATTTCGACTTCGCAGCCTGA